The genomic window GACATACCCAGCAAGCTCTCCATTCACCTTCCATATCTTCCTCTCTGCATTCACATACTCCACAATCCCTTCCCATTTCATAGTATTCACCCATGCCTCAGTTTGCACCGGACCAGCAATCAAATCATATTGACCTTGGTACAACAACACCCTAATAGCATTGCTCCTCAACAACCCTTCTACCCTAAACTTGACACTCTTCATTATATCACCTCGGAACGCTGCTCTAATATCATTACTGGACACTTTAAAGACTTGTGATTCGTTCACTCCCAATGCCTTCTTCACTTCAGCTATATTCATGAATTGATTAATCCAATCTTGATAGTGATAAAGATGATCTTTCCTTGTGTAATCATACAAAGTAGCCAGCCCTGACATGTTTTGCAACTTCCCCTGGAGTCTTCCCCCTGCAGTCTTCTCCAACTCACTTTTTTGCCTCTCATTGATCAGACCCACATAATAAGCATTAGCCGGAAGCGTGCGTGATTGGGTCACTGCCTCAATTATTCCATTCCCGATAGCCACACCAACAAGATTCACTCTTTTAGAAGCATGCAACTGTGCATTTCTTTTCAATATGTAATTTCCAGTTGTAGACGCATACTTTCCTCCATAACTTTGGCCAACAATATAAATAGGGCGGTGTTTGTAAACAGGATCAAGTCGAAGAAACGTTGTAATAGCAACATAAAGGTGTTTGGAAATACCTTCTTGATTTGTTGGGATCTCTTGAGGTGATGAGGCTATACTGAATCCAGTGCCAATGGGGTTATCAAGAAAGAGAACGCCAAAGAACTTGTTCCAAGCACCAGGGTTGGGTTCAAGGGTGATGGATTCTGTGATACGCCATGGTCCAACCGCATAGAGGTTGCCAAGCATGGAGGAGGTTCCAGGGCCACCTTGGAGCCAAATGAGAAGTGGGGTTCTGGAGAGAGGTAAGGTTGAGTTTTGAGCTTCATATAAAGCATAGAAGATTGCAGAAGAAGACGTGGTAGCTACTGGAAGGTAACCAGATTTGGTGGGGTGAGCTTCTTCGGGGAATGGATTGTTGGAGTTTGAAGAAGGTAAGACATGGGCTTGAAGGGTGAAGCAGAAGCACAAGGAGATAACAATGGAGATAAGGAAGAAGATGAAGGAATCCATCCTTGTTATTGTTATATATGCTTTTCGAGTATAATTTCAGGGAGCTACTTAGTTTATTATATAGGCTATTATGGGTAACAGGAATGTTACTAAGATTTGTTAGTCTTTTTTGCAATTTTCTAGTTtgtaatcaaattttttttttataaatttgatTCCTCTCTATTGATGCTGCGTCGTTCTGCATTATTGTTGGTCCATAAGTATTGAAGAAAAATCTTCTCATGTATTTATAAaccaataatattataatatgtgTGCTTtcatcatatatgtgattattttATTcctgaaattaaatcaaattgaGAATAGGATGAGATGGATTAAAAAACAAGAGATAAAATTGAATTAGTAATTAAAAACTAGATAAACAAATTTGTTAAAAATGGAGTAAAGTCTAAAAGATTAATCATTAcataaattaaataagtaattgatTGGTCTTCTGATTCGGAGAAATTAAATAAgtctttttgaaaattttaagttaGACTCTTATAAGTTATTATAGAAAAAAGtatgaaataaaaatttataaatctGCTGtaattttaattatacttttcTTCTTTGGAACTAGAATTATACTTACGTACTTACATATCTTTCTATGTTTTGAACTTGGGGCTGTGAGTGTCTTGGACCCTACCAAGTCCCAATCCAACtgtctttgaaaaaaaataaaaacaaacgtGACGTAACCAACTACCATAAACGTTAAAGTCTATAATAATAGCCTGGCGTTGCAACGATAATTTATTTGTTGAAAAATATGTAATTAGTTACTTGAGAAGAAAAAAAGATGCGATACTGACACATTACGAAAAAATGTTAAAGCGTGTAACACTTTTAGTATGAGAATGTCACGTTTTTAGTGGTgtcattttaatattaaaattattaccaCAATTTTCATATATTTAATAAGAGTTTTATTCGAgagataataaaataattatacaaTAGTTACAATAGGCTGTTTATTAAgcctaattaaatttaaaacagaaaattaacatatTAATAACCTTAATTCTTTTTTGGCTGTTTACTTTTAACACACCAcacaattttagatatttttattttttctccaaCCTCCAAATCCATTTCGTTGTCACTCTTTTAGTTCCCCACCCAAACCCTCCTAATCGTTGAACATTCCGGTGACGGCACAGAACCGTGAGTGCCGCAAGCGTTGCTGAACATCCTGCCTTTTCCTCTTCGTTGCCCTCAAGTACGGCGTCCTGTTGCTGCTTAGCATCTCGCCGTCGCTCCAACCGAGCCCTTGGGTGCTACGCCGCCGATCAGAACTGTAGCCACGGGAGCGCTCAACGCCGGACCGAGTAGCTGGATAGTCATCCTCGCACGGGCGCTGTCGTCTTTGAGCAGCGGAGGAGCCGATCCTGGAACAATAGCCGCCTGATCGTCAATATTTCACTGGCCGCCACAGAGCGATAATCATGGCCGGAAGAATCCTAACCATCCAAGGTAAGTGGGTGGAGTTATTCATTTTTGGAATGGTAATCACTGTTGCATGTTGGAATGTAGATAAATTCTGTTGATGATATCCGTGAGTACCCATGGTGAGGAAGCAGTACCTGCAATTTTATTATCCCAGAGCCTGTGGAGTATGTAGTTAGTTTGGTTTGTTGCAATTCATGTTGATTTAACTTTAGCGCGGAAAAGGTCGGGAAAGTTTGGGGATCGTTTTTATGTAGCAGTAtaggtttaaattttttttcgctCTTCCCGTGTGGACTATGTGCATGCAACGTGACGTAAACTCGCTGACCATTGTTGAAATTTAGTTGATATCTGTTGGATGATTACTTTAGTAGGATATTGAATGGTTATTAATGCAAATTTTCTATAATTTGGACAATTTTCAATTCTTACTGTGTTGCTGTTATCACTGCAGCAAAAAAATTACCTGTACCTATTGTTATTCATttgtaataaaattaaaataatttttttctcagGCCTGAACCGTTAGAATTTTAATTCCGAACGAAAAAATTACATGTAGAAGACTCTAACAAAATAATATCTACTGTATGGATATAATGAAATGATTGATGGACTTGCAATGCATCTTTGtgttatgtttttttattttttatttttagtgtgtgcCTCAGGAAGCATTAAAACAATCTCAGAATTCCAAGTTCAAAGTTTATTCTTAGTATTCCTTATATATTAATTTTCACAACATTTATATTGATTTATAGCACTTTACATCACTATGTCCACTTTCTCTAATAAAAAGAATTAGAATAATTTTGGGTTAGAAGAAACAAAAACGAATAGTAACACATAATAAACAGTTGAACAATAACCAGTAATGCGAAGATTTACTGTGAATAATGCCAACAGGAGTAACAGAGAAGCCATTAAGGCACTGCTGCTTATTGTTATTGCAAAGAAGAAAGAAGCCATTCATATAGCACCAAAGTAAAGCACTTGGTTAGTATTGTGTCTCATGAGACTCAGTAGTATATATATGGTTGGGCCATAGATAGATGGTTATAATAATGTGTATTTCACTGTGTTATAATACTACAAGATGATGATGAAGTATATATATTTGTCTAGACTTTAGACACAACTTGCTAATCTTTTAATTGAATTTGGATCTTCTCAAGATTTTAATTACCTGATTTTAATTAGACCAATAATTTTTTATCAGCCTCAGTTCATCAGTATAATATTCTCGTGCCATATAGCTCCAAAAATTAAGTTTACATGAATTGGAATTTAATATTATGTTAATATTTACGTTATTTGGGTCCAGGTCACTTGTCTCTTTTATGAATTAACGACTTAGATTTTAAAGAGATTATTGCGTGTGTAAATTATCACAATGCTCGAAAAAAAACCAATTTCTATACCGGCCGAAGACAAAGTCAAATGGATAAAAAGGTATCCCGTTGATTACATGAAAAAATGAACATATTTGGTTACTTTTTATGACGTTATGGTgatcctttttttattttgctcAATAAAAACTAGTCAAGACGCTCTGCTCACCTTGCTACATTAATAACCTATTTACTCACTTAGAACGACATAATGAGCAGGCTAAGTTGGCCGAGATTGAGGCCATAGGATTTGATTTCCTGCGCCGGGTACCACAATGGCATGTGAAGCAGAGCATCATGCTCCAACTAGTTAGGGCCTACGACGTGGAGACAAACACTCTCAAGGTCGACGCCGGGGATATTCGCATTACCGCCGAACTTATCGGCAATGTATTCAGCATACCTTCTCGAGGTTAGTGGAAGTTATGTAAGATGTAAAAATTCTTCTGCGTGGTTATGCTTTTTCCGTTGTTGACACGTACTGATTGTGGTAAACTGTTTCGTTTCGCGCAGGGGACCCAATCTCAGAATTGCAGAAAAAATGAATCGCATTTGGCAATTAAGAGAGAGTTTCAGAAGAAAACTACAATCCAACTGCGGGACTTTGTCTTTGCCTGTCCAATGGACACCGAGCAACAGAGGATGACCTTTAGAAGATACTTTATCATGGTTATTTTGAAGATGTTTCTTAATCCGACAAGCCAGCAGACTATTTTCCCATGGCACCTCCCTCCGATATTGGATGTCTCGAACCCAAGAAGATTTCATTGGCTATATCAGATACTAAAGTGGCTACGAGATGCGATAACGAAATTCCAAGACGAGAAACGGGAAACATGCGGCGGGTGCATGTTCATGTTACTGGTATTGCaaataaattacataaatttaaAAACCATGTACGGCTTTAGGTGTAAGTCCTAATATTTTAGTTACTTGCTGTAGGTTTTGTACTTTCAGCGCTTAAAGCATGGTCTGCTACATGCATGTCAAGTACCCGAGCCTTGGATTGTTGAATGGACCACTAATGAACTTGATAAGAAGGCCGAGCATGTTATCTCACAGGTTCACTCTCTACTAGTCTCTGTTCTATAATCTAGTTG from Arachis ipaensis cultivar K30076 chromosome B09, Araip1.1, whole genome shotgun sequence includes these protein-coding regions:
- the LOC107618822 gene encoding serine carboxypeptidase-like 50; protein product: MDSFIFFLISIVISLCFCFTLQAHVLPSSNSNNPFPEEAHPTKSGYLPVATTSSSAIFYALYEAQNSTLPLSRTPLLIWLQGGPGTSSMLGNLYAVGPWRITESITLEPNPGAWNKFFGVLFLDNPIGTGFSIASSPQEIPTNQEGISKHLYVAITTFLRLDPVYKHRPIYIVGQSYGGKYASTTGNYILKRNAQLHASKRVNLVGVAIGNGIIEAVTQSRTLPANAYYVGLINERQKSELEKTAGGRLQGKLQNMSGLATLYDYTRKDHLYHYQDWINQFMNIAEVKKALGVNESQVFKVSSNDIRAAFRGDIMKSVKFRVEGLLRSNAIRVLLYQGQYDLIAGPVQTEAWVNTMKWEGIVEYVNAERKIWKVNGELAGYVQQWKSLTNVVVLGAGHLMPADQPLNAKAMIEDWVLQKGIFGNSPSFKF